From Xenopus tropicalis strain Nigerian chromosome 3, UCB_Xtro_10.0, whole genome shotgun sequence, the proteins below share one genomic window:
- the LOC100495338 gene encoding histone H3: MARTKQTARKSTGGKAPRKQLATKAARKSAPATGGVKKPHRYRPGTVALREIRRYQKSTELLIRKLPFQRLVREIAQDFKTDLRFQSSAVMALQEASEAYLVGLFEDTNLCAIHAKRVTIMPKDIQLARRIRGERA; the protein is encoded by the coding sequence ATGGCCCGTACTAAACAGACCGCCCGCAAATCCACAGGCGGGAAGGCTCCCCGCAAGCAGTTGGCCACCAAGGCAGCCAGGAAGAGCGCCCCGGCCACTGGCGGAGTCAAGAAACCCCATCGTTACCGCCCAGGGACTGTGGCTCTCCGGGAAATCCGCCGCTACCAGAAATCCACTGAGTTGCTGATCCGCAAACTGCCTTTCCAGCGTCTGGTCCGGGAGATCGCCCAGGACTTCAAGACCGATCTGAGGTTCCAGAGCTCAGCCGTTATGGCTCTGCAGGAGGCCAGCGAGGCTTATCTGGTGGGGCTCTTTGAGGACACCAACCTGTGCGCCATCCACGCCAAGAGGGTCACCATCATGCCCAAGGATATCCAGCTGGCCCGCAGGATCCGAGGGGAGAGGGCTTAG
- the LOC101733656 gene encoding histone H2A type 1, whose product MSGRGKQGGKTRAKAKTRSSRAGLQFPVGRVHRLLRKGNYAERVGAGAPVYLAAVLEYLTAEILELAGNAARDNKKTRIIPRHLQLAVRNDEELNKLLGGVTIAQGGVLPNIQSVLLPKKTESTKAAKSK is encoded by the coding sequence ATGTCAGGAAGAGGCAAACAAGGCGGGAAGACCCGGGCAAAGGCCAAGACTCGCTCATCTCgggctgggctgcagttcccagtCGGCCGTGTTCACCGGCTGCTGAGGAAAGGCAATTATGCTGAGCGGGTGGGAGCCGGAGCTCCAGTCTATCTTGCCGCAGTGCTGGAGTATCTGACCGCTGAGATcctggagttggccgggaacgctgcccgggataacaagaagacccgtatcatccccaggcacctgcagctcgctgtgcgcaacgatgaggagctgaacaaactgctcggaggggtgactatcgctcagggcggtgtcctgcccaacatccagtccGTGCTGCTCCCTAAGAAAACCGAGAGCACCAAAGCGGCCAAGAGCAAGTGA
- the LOC100495578 gene encoding histone H2B 1.1 translates to MPEPAKSAPAPKKGSKKAVSKTQKKDGKKRRKSRKESYAIYVYKVLKQVHPDTGISSKAMSIMNSFVNDVFERIAGEASRLAHYNKRSTITSREIQTAVRLLLPGELAKHAVSEGTKAVTKYTSAK, encoded by the coding sequence ATGCCCGAACCCGCCAAATCCGCCCCAGCGCCAAAGAAAGGCTCTAAGAAAGCGGTGAGTAAAACGcagaagaaagatgggaagaagcgcaggaagaGCAGGAAGGAGAGTTACGCCATCTACGTGTACAAAgtgctgaagcaggtgcacccTGATACCGGCATCTCTtccaaggccatgagcatcatgaactcctttgtTAACGATGTGTTCgagcgcatcgcaggggaagcctcccgcctggctcattacaacaagcgctccaccatcacctcccgggagatccagaccgcggtccgcctgctgctgcctggggagctggccaagcacGCTGTGTCCGAGGGGACAAAGGCTGTGACTAAATACACCAGCGCCAAGTAA